A window of Streptomyces gilvosporeus contains these coding sequences:
- a CDS encoding transglycosylase SLT domain-containing protein: MSKHAIPGFTRFTRTHKLSAAGVAAAGAAALVFSLVPGADAGQGTNQASAAENINIKPVAFSQVATAVKSQQATIAKQAADTTAQAKAEAAAAKKAAAVKAAKAKAAAEAKAKAKAKAERARKAKLAASRSAARPAAPKPAKVIYPNNLDGWIRESLSVMAAHNIPGSYNGIYRNLMRESSGNPMAINLWDVNAQNGTPSKGLLQVIDPTFKSYHVAGTSWNIYDPVANITAACNYAAAKYGSMDNVNSAY, encoded by the coding sequence ATGTCTAAGCACGCCATTCCTGGATTTACCCGCTTCACCCGGACCCACAAGCTGTCCGCCGCCGGTGTCGCCGCGGCCGGCGCCGCCGCACTGGTCTTCTCGCTCGTACCGGGTGCCGACGCCGGCCAGGGCACGAACCAGGCCTCTGCCGCTGAGAACATCAACATCAAGCCGGTCGCCTTCAGCCAGGTGGCCACCGCGGTCAAGAGCCAGCAGGCCACGATCGCCAAGCAGGCCGCCGACACCACCGCCCAGGCCAAGGCCGAGGCCGCCGCCGCGAAGAAGGCCGCCGCCGTCAAGGCCGCCAAGGCCAAGGCCGCCGCCGAGGCGAAGGCAAAGGCGAAGGCGAAGGCCGAGCGGGCACGCAAGGCCAAGCTGGCCGCCAGCCGCTCCGCCGCCCGTCCCGCCGCGCCCAAGCCGGCCAAGGTGATCTACCCGAACAACCTGGACGGCTGGATCCGCGAGTCGCTGTCCGTCATGGCCGCGCACAACATCCCCGGCTCGTACAACGGCATCTACCGCAACCTGATGCGCGAGTCCTCCGGCAACCCGATGGCGATCAACCTCTGGGACGTCAACGCCCAGAACGGCACCCCGTCCAAGGGCCTGCTCCAGGTCATCGACCCGACCTTCAAGAGCTACCACGTCGCCGGCACCTCGTGGAACATCTACGACCCGGTCGCCAACATCACCGCCGCCTGCAACTACGCGGCCGCCAAGTACGGCTCGATGGACAACGTGAACTCGGCCTACTGA